A part of Thermus sp. LT1-2-5 genomic DNA contains:
- a CDS encoding LptF/LptG family permease: protein MTLYRYVLRESLPVLLLALAFLTAVYLFGFFYAGARWLEGVPLVKVLRWLSYHVPGVLVQVFPIATVVTTVLVFGRLSAEGAQFALLSGGIPLHRAALPLLVVGGVLSGVALYLQEYVVPHSNERVRVAWWDEIHTQGAGLHRLVGLQIPIGKGKSLYFEGFDWQTKEMLQVRISAFQGEEGTFLFAERGRWEGKVITLENYRYYRVDFKAVPGLEGAKDLLGQVRRVFQVVSQGPLLEVESDLSRARAIADYADTFSFGQDSLSEAWKKARDPFLAPVERWRARLEFHSKLALPLANLVLVLLAAAMALRYGRSTGLALGMSVVLALAYYGAFFLGRSLAGIGALPPEFGAWGANLLFLALGARALR, encoded by the coding sequence ATGACCCTTTACCGCTACGTCCTGAGGGAAAGCCTTCCCGTCCTCCTCCTGGCCCTGGCCTTTCTCACCGCTGTGTACCTTTTCGGGTTCTTCTACGCCGGAGCCCGGTGGCTGGAAGGGGTGCCCCTTGTAAAGGTCCTTCGCTGGCTCTCCTACCACGTGCCCGGGGTTTTGGTCCAGGTTTTTCCCATCGCCACCGTGGTAACCACGGTTCTGGTTTTTGGCCGGCTCTCGGCGGAAGGGGCCCAGTTTGCCCTCCTTTCGGGGGGCATTCCCCTCCACCGGGCCGCCCTGCCCCTCCTGGTGGTGGGGGGGGTGCTCTCGGGCGTGGCCCTTTACCTGCAGGAGTACGTGGTGCCCCACTCCAACGAGCGGGTGCGGGTGGCCTGGTGGGACGAGATCCACACCCAAGGGGCGGGGCTTCACCGGCTCGTGGGGCTCCAGATCCCCATCGGCAAGGGGAAAAGCCTCTACTTCGAGGGCTTTGACTGGCAGACCAAGGAGATGCTCCAGGTGAGGATCAGCGCCTTCCAGGGGGAAGAAGGTACCTTCCTCTTCGCCGAGCGGGGCCGGTGGGAGGGCAAGGTCATCACCCTAGAAAACTACCGCTACTACCGGGTGGACTTTAAGGCGGTGCCGGGCCTGGAAGGAGCGAAGGACCTCCTGGGCCAGGTGCGCCGCGTCTTCCAGGTGGTAAGCCAAGGGCCCCTTTTGGAGGTGGAGTCCGACCTTTCCCGGGCCCGGGCCATCGCCGATTACGCCGACACCTTTAGCTTTGGCCAGGACAGCCTTTCCGAAGCCTGGAAGAAGGCGCGGGACCCCTTCTTGGCCCCCGTGGAGCGCTGGCGCGCCCGGCTGGAGTTCCACTCCAAGCTGGCCTTGCCCCTCGCCAACCTGGTCCTGGTCCTCCTGGCCGCGGCCATGGCCCTGCGCTACGGGAGGAGCACGGGGCTCGCCCTGGGGATGAGCGTGGTCCTGGCCCTGGCCTACTACGGGGCCTTTTTCCTCGGGCGCTCCCTGGCGGGGATCGGGGCTTTGCCCCCCGAGTTTGGGGCTTGGGGGGCTAACCTCCTCTTCCTCGCCTTGGGGGCACGGGCCCTACGCTAG